The genome window tccaactattcttcttcatcatcatcataaaatacACAATCCAGACACAGATTAGCACTTGTCATACCCACCACTCAAGGGGTGTCCTTTTGCATGCTCTTTGTGCAGTTGAAAGTTCCAGAATTCCCAGTGCGGTGAACTCTGGCTGACTGTGGATTTCTGGAGACTGTGGTCTAGCTATGAAACAGCATAATATAAATTATAATTAAATCAGAGACATATGGTCTTTTGGGAAAATCTCTAATACATAAACCTCATTACTCAGAAGGAAGTTCCATTACTTTCAATAAGATTTAGAACTAGTTATGATTATATCAGATACATGTTGCAAACCCATGTTATGTCTGCAGCACACACATACTTCTTTTAAACTTGAACATTTATGCATGGAAGAGGGggatttatgcatgcactacttaccccttggctgtttgctttgcagtgcggTTTTCCTGCAACTGTTTACACAAGGATCCTCCCCCTGCAAAGTGACCCTAGCTAaaccaatctgccattttgccaccttttccttgttgtttccatgcaacctctatTTGGAGCATTTCAACTGCGTATGCAAATGAGTGTCTCTATCTTCCAAAGACGTAAGCTTTAGGAGGTACACCCCACAAATGTGGGCCATGTGCTGTGTCCAGCAGCCCTTATTCTCCCATGTTTACGATGAAAGTGCTGGTCTCTCATCAGTTCACTTAGCAGACCCTACCAACCTACCCCTGATTTGTTCAGACTGCTGAAAAGTCTAAACATCTGTATCCTCTGAGCATATTCCTCAGACTTAGCATTGCTTGGATCatttgagggtgggtgggtgaagttACAGGATCATGGTACAAGGTGTTGCTTGCATGGTGAACCACATCTGAATGCCCAAACATCCCTCACCCATAAGCCACGATTGTATTCATGCATAGAAACaagcaccctccctccctccctttggcaTTCAGCCTGAAAAACTTGTTGCTATACAGGCAGCAAGTCTACTTGACCCCATGAATAATAGCAGACAGAATAGTGGACAGAAGAGATTCAAAAGCATGCCCATTATGCCAAGGGATAAACTGTGATTTGTAAATGCCCCTTTTTGAAATTATCCCAGTAAAGAGAGTGGCAATGTATTCTCCATTCCAGACCCCCCACTCCCACAATACCTACACTATAGAGATCACCAGTTCCAAGGCATTCTTGATTCACCCAAGCAGCTGCCAACGAGGAGCCCCATATAAAAAACTTCTTAGCTGGAAAGATGGCACACTCAAGGGAAAGGGGGCAAAATCAAAGCTCTGAAGAGGATCCGTCTATGATGGATCAAAGTTCTAAatgcaggagctgggaaaccTTGTTTCCCGAGCCTTTATAAGGATCACCACAGCTTCTCCCAGCCAGGCAGTGAAACAGTTAAGATTCCCCATTTAGTTGCTGTCCCCACCTCCTGGGCTGGGCTAGGAGGCCTTATAAAGCTCATAGCCAGCAGTAGAAAGCAGTGGGCTtaggtgggaggagcagcagtgagtGCGGAGACCTGTCTTGCTGTCACTTCTCCTCTGCTGTTCTCCTGCCCCATCATGTGGGAGGCTCGCTCATCCTCCTTTTGGAGGGCTATATTCGCCGAGTTCTTTGGCACCATGTTCTATGTGTTCTTTGGCCTGGGGGCTTCACTTCGCTGGGTCATTGGCCCCCTTAACATTCTACAGGTGGCACTGGCCTTCGGTTTGGTGGCCGCCACAATGGTGCAGTCTCTCGGCCACGTGAGCGGTGCCCACATCAATCCAGCAGTCACCATGGCCTTcttgctgggctcccagctcTCCCTCTTCCGCGCTGTCTTCTACATGGTGGCCCAGGTGCTGGGAGGAGTGGCTGGGGCAGCCGTGCTTTATGGAGTCACGCCACCAGCGCTGCGGGGTAACCTGGCACTCAACACGGTAACTGGATGCAGAGCTGTTTGGGAGTGTGTTTGATGAGGGTGGCATTCTCCATATCTAAAAACTGAGAAAGTGACATTGCTGTTTTCAAGAGACTTGCATGATGGTCATAAAACTTGGGTTGTAAGACATGATCTCATGGGTGCCAAAAGAGGGGAGAATGGTTTTTAGCTTTCTGTGCCTGGATGATTCTTTAATCCCCAAATCTAGAAGggtgatttttaaagaaatttaggGCATGGAGGCAGAACCTATAAGTTTTCAAAGATTTTTGGTAGTAGCTGTTCCTTGTACTGGTTTATCAGCACAACTGGTTTCATAGTTGGGTGGAAGCCAGACAACAGAAAATGTTATATGTACATACATCTATGTATAAAACTAGAAATGGGGAGAGATGATACAATGGAGCACAAGTAAAGATTCTGTAATGTTATCATTATGACACTTGGAGAGTCTACAGCAGGGTGATGAGGGAGAGAAAAACACCCTTGTGATCCAGTTATTACTTGTTTGTTTACTAGATCTATATTCTGTGCTCTTCAGAATCTGCTCATccgtctgttgcagcaaaaataaacagaaatcatATACAATCTTAACAGTACCAAGTTATCATTCTATTATAAGGCTTAGCGGACTAGAACCCATGGTCTGATGCATGACTAAGTGGGCTCTGAGTTCACGAAGGTTTACGCTAGAATAAAAACTGGTTAGTCTTTCAGGATGCTACAGGATTCTTATTTACTTTGCATGAAACCATTGCGGTAACCATTCAGTAGCTATTAAATCAGATTCACTGAGAATGAATAGTATGAATCAACTCTGTGCATAGTTAAATCAATGCTCTTGAAGTCTAGAAGAAAGACTTCTTTTGCAAGTCCACAAGAGCTGGGATCAGACCGTGTAAGCTTTGATCTAGAAAGAGCATTTTTGCCCAGCAGGCTATAATGTGTTGTCTAGGCTTCTTCCTTCTGTGAATGAGAATGGTGCTCAGACACACAGTTCATAGAACAACAGAGGAACAGAGGTTTTATGCTAATTTCTGAAAAAGCCAATTTTCCCTATCTGAGCACATTTCAATATTAACTCAAGGGGGGAAAAGTCTGAATCTTTGTGTGTATTATAGAAGGAAACACGCTGCCTCCTGGAAAAGTGAAATATTCTGTCAGCGCCCATTGATGGGAATTAGCATTGCTCAGAACAGAAGCCTGTCACAATTCCCATGCAGTACTCTTCCAGAGGGACTGTTGTTGTTATCTGGGTTGAAACTTCTTCCAGAGACCCATGTGAATCTTTGTGGTTCTTTTGTGCATTACAGTGCTGCATATCTTCAGTTTAGGAAGTGATCGAGTCAGGTATATTGCATTGTAGTTAGGGGCAACTGATCCATAGATATAAATAACTTGTATTTGCAACTTTTGATTAAAACATACGGATGGTTGGGCTGCAAACTTCAAATCAGGATGTGAATGCATTGAGTACAGCAAATTGCAACAGAGATAGtcagaatggatggatggctgagccagctgccaggctttctgacccacagggggctcaaattCTTGACCAGTGCATTATGCTattacacactgtttttttttaatgatctgctGCCACGGTTGCTGAAGTCATAGCTTTAAACATGTGCTACCTGCACCTTTTTACTTATAACTCCACAGCAGAAGGGGCTCGAGTCATGGATCCTGTTGATACGTTCTGCTAATGGTAGCATCTTTctacagcatcaggggaaggcatCTTGTACCAGAGGAAAGTGCTACTGTTAACAGAACaaattctttggccccttccgcacatgcaaaataatgcattttcaaaccactttcacaactgtttgcaagtggatgttgccattccgcacagcttcaaagagcattgaaagcagtttgaaagtgcattattctgcatgtgcggaatgagccttagttccagtgctttctttaaaaaaatgaaattaggaACATTAGAGATTATGGCAATGGATCATTAGAATGTTGGTTTAGAATAGCACAAtagcaattactgattttttaaaaacttcagaaaGCCTTTTAATGGCATGGCATGTGAAAAAGGCAGGGAAAGTGGGTTGCTTGCTGTATGAATTCAGTTACAAATAGTTAAATCAGTTCTGAATTATAtgtcagtcataaataaatgctgtggggttttttttttaaatccagcatTCATCCAAGCAAATTTTAGTTTATGGCCATAAGTCTGTTTGTACTGGCAGTTTGATGGTGCATGctcagttttgaaaaacaaaactgatGTAACCCTGTTTGGGTGGAGTTTGAGAGGTCTGACATGAACCAAACAGACAGGGTGACTGGCTCATGTCTGATCAAAACCTTCAAACATGGTAAGTTTGAGTTTTGAACTTATTTGATGTGAAATGTGGTACTGATGGTCTGAGGATGGACATAGAAGATGTTTCTTGAGGACATTCCAGGTACCAGCAAGTCAGCATTGTGTGCAACCAGCTTCTGCTGAGAACATACAGTGATGTTTTTCATCGGTCATACTTTATCTGACAAAAAGTGCACAGCGTGTTCTTCCAAAGTGTGTCTCCCACTCAAATAATATTGCATTTGCATGCACTTTAAAGCCAtaaattatgaaaaagaaaatcatGAGAATGAGGTAGACCTGAAGCCACATCTGAGGTGAGGATTGGTGAACAGTAGTGACCTAtcacagtgatgacgaacctttttgagaccgactgcccaaattgcaaccccaaacccactccagcaagtcccacataggctgctctgcgcctctctgctgcctctcggttaagagctcgtgtatctaacctggaggaaccgggtttgattcccagctctgccgcttgagttgtggaggcttatctggggaattcagattagcctgggcactcccacacatgccagctgggtgaccttgggctagtcacagcttctcggagctctctcagccccacctacctcacagggtgtttgttgtgaggggggaagggcaaggagattgtcagcccctttgagtctcctgcaggagagaaaggggggatataaatccaaactcttcttcttcttctctgccctccctccgcaccgggcagcagccacctggagcacaggcaccaggtccgccagccgagtcctccctgctcgctgaggtacacgcacatcaagtccagtggcccaggccagcctagatgtgtgtggggggggggggcgattcccccccacatgacgaactctgtgtgcgcatgcccacagagcgggctctgagtgccacctctggcacccatgccataggtttgccaccactgacctatcaGTATATGAGGGCTGGTTTCAGTGAAAAGGAAAGGCCGTAAGTAGAAGGCCATATGGATGAATATAAACTGGGGGTTCTTTTTAGGGGAAGGTGATTGGTGCAGCATTGAAAATGGAGAGGGTGATAGAGATGgcttccggggggtggggggtgttccacatttcctccttccctcaaaACTGCAGCAATTCTTTTTGGGATTTCTGCATGACATCTATGTTCAGTAATCCACCTTGCAGCTTTGTTATGTGTTTTCTCAAACATGCTTTGGTATgatctttccagaaaaaaaaatgtataaaaggaGGTCTAGGAAATTTGTACTTTCCTGTTGAATGCGTGGACAAGAGGTACAAATTTCACCCCCTCCCACATCCAGCACCCCATCCAGAATCATTTCCCTTGGTGCCTGCCCATCCCAGTCACACATACTCTCCACCAGCAGGTGTTTACTGGTTATATTTTTAATCAGCAGAAGTATCACTATTGCATCATTCAGTTATAGAAATATGGcaaccaccttttttttaataagcAAAAAGTGGGCAAATGGCAGGTACAAGGGAGTAAGCTATGGGAATACCTCCACACAGAAACTCTGTTGCTATTgcaaatgcctctgcattcacAGCAGCAGAACAGTGAATCATCCTGTACGCGAGCAACCAAATACTCGAAAAATAATCTCCAGAATATCATGGGAAGGGAAGCATTCCCAAAGTTCAACGACAGCACATGATTTGATGCGCCTTTGGTCATCTGTAGATGTTTATTCCAGATAGTTTCTTCTGCAATATCTTAGCTTGTGATCCTTCTTTGGGTGGATGGTCAAAATGGATGGCCTTTTGGTTCCTGCCGGCCGGACAAATTTTCTAGAATGAATAAAACCAAAGGATGCCCTTAAAAAAAGAAGGGCGTGTCAAcattaattcattttgttttcaaattaaCTAGTGGCATACCTTACTGTATAATATCGAAAAGATGAGTTCTGAAGTTAAGAGAGAGTGGCATGTGGTAGAATACAGGCACAGTCAGTGTGTAGCAGGCTTGAGCTTGGGGCCTGTGCATTGTCAGGTGGGAATTCAGCTACCACCCAACTGATCAAAGGAAGGGGCTGTAGAGAAATTAATCACCAAGTCTCTTCACAGCAAGAGGGCAGGGCCGCTCAAGTGGTACTCCTTGCCTCTATGTAGCCTTCTAAGATCTGAGGTTAAGCATCTCTGAGACTGTTCTGCTGCTGATTACGGACTTTTGGCTTTCAAATTGTTTCAGTTTTACCTTGCTTCATTTTTGCCATATTCCAGCCAGCCTCTAACAACTGAAACTGAGTCTGGTGAATAGTGAAATTTTCACAGTAACCTATGAAAATGCTTTGTCTGTAAATCTTCTCAACGAATTGTTTAACAACACTACAAATATTTGCTAGGCTTGGAATGGGTGCCAACAAAGTCAACTCGATGCTGGGAAAATGAAGAAGATGGGCCTGTGGGCACAACTTCAGTAGTTATGCAAttataggggtgctgtgtggtttctaggctgtatggccgtgttctagcagcattctctcctgatgtttcagaggatcctctgaagatgccagccacagatgcaggcgaaacatcaggagtgaatgctgctagaacacagccacacagcccggaaaccacacagcaccccagtgattccgactgtgaaagccttcgacaatacatatgcaaTTATAGTTTGATTGATCATATCATTATGAGATGAAATTAAGTGCTGACTTCTGTTGTTCCTTTTAGCTCTCTCTTTTTGTGTGTCTCCCTTGCTGCAGATACACCCCAGCGTAAATGTAGGCCAAGCTACCATCGTGGAGATCTTCCTGACCTTACAGTTTGTCCTCTGCATCTTTGCCACCTATGATGAGAGACGCAATGGGCGCATGGGGTCTGTGGCGATGGCTGTGGGATTCTCTCTCACTCTTGGACACCTTTTCGGGGTAATGATGTATCAGAAATACGAATACAGGCAGGGCCAGCTGCGATCTGTTTGCATGCTGAGGCATGGCTGTACTAATAGCCCGCTGGGTTCTAAGATCAGCACTATGCAGCCATGTCCTCACCACACTTTCCACCTGTGATGTTACAAATCACTCAACTGCCTTGTGTTTCATCTGTAACGTGCCTTGCTGTGGAGATCCCCAGGCAGGCATTTAGTACCTGTAGAACATGTGGTACAAAGGCTATTCAGCTTGCACCACCCGGGAGTGAAAATAGTGGAACAATGCAGTGACACTCATGAAGTGACTATGAGTTGTCAGCTAAAGTTTCTGCAACTCTTCATGATTTGAAGATGGTGTGGCAACCTATGGCAAGATTCTAAGAAGACTAGGTTTCCAAACATAAATTCCACACAGCCTTTAGTAGGGGTGTCGCTGAACAACTGTGCTGCCCCTTAAAGAGAAGGGCATTTCCTCTCCCAGATGCCCCCGCCCCTCTCTGGCATGCAGCCCTCTTAGGAAGCTGGAGGCAGAAATGTACCCTTTGCCCTCTCTTGTCTCTGGTAGCATGCCACCTCCTCTCACCTAGTGCCACACCAAGGACCGGCACCAAAGGGGAATCTTATAATGGTGCTGCCGAGTAGTCGAGGTAGTGGGGAAGGAAGTGTGTGATGAGGTTCTTTCAAGGTTGCCCATCACCAAGTGGCAGTTGGAggtcttctgggattacaactaatctccgggcaacacagatcagttcacctggttcgcttccacacaggcagaataatccactttcaatctactttcaatgtactttgcagctggattttactgtgtggaatagcaaaatctacttgcaaacaattgtgaaagtggattgaaagtgctttattctgcatgtgcggaaggggccctggagaaaatggcgggtggactctctggcaatacatcccactgaagtctctcccctgcACAAGCGCCACcttcctccaggtatttcccagtttggagctggcaactgtagGCTCTTTAGCTAAACAACTTTAGTACAACACGGCACAAACTCGTTGGTAGCTGCAAGACAAATCTAAGTACAGCTAAATAAGGTAAAATAGTATGAAAGAGAGGTTACTGGCTAGTTATACAATGCTTGAATATTTGATCAGTCTCAGAGGGAGGTTAGCTgtttagtgccccccccccccccccgtcacacATGCAAGCATCCTTCAGTGTCACTCTCCTCTATCATCTCTCATTGCAGTCATCAACAATGCAGCCATCACCCATCCACACAATGGAACAGCTCCCTTTTTAGCCCCGCTCCCATGTGAGTATTAGCCAATCTAGGTACCAGGTCACTAAATCCCACCAGAACATCATTCCTTCAACCAGAGACAATAAAAAAGCTTGCATGTTTTCCCTTTGGATTATAAACAACCCTCTCTATCCAGTGAAGTGTGTCTTTCCCATACTCTGCCAGGCTGTAGGATGCCATTTTAGCCTTTCCTCTCCATAGCTGTCATAGAATATCTGCCTCTCGTTCGTCACAAAGGGAAACTGGACTGATTTGGGGGTCAAGGTTGAGGGGTGCTTGGAATACAGGGAGAAACCCTTGCTCCATCCTGACTCTACTCTCTTGCAGATATATTACACAGGAGCTGGAATGAATCCTGCCCGATCTTTTGCCCCTGCTGTTATCACCCGCAATTTCACCAACCACTGGGTAAGCaagaggatgggggtggggggaacagactTAAATAATCAGGTGTATAATGGTTGTGAAGAAGCTTTGGACATGACTAGATTCTGACCCAGTTTCCACTAAGGCCATACATGCTATGGGAGCCTCTTTTCCCACAGGAAAAGCAAATACTGAAGTCTACTACTGTTGCCCCATTTCTCAGGACAACTGATTTCTAGGTACAAAGTAGGGGTGGGAAAATGAGCTTATTTGGCCTGGAACAAAGCGTGCCTGGGTCGTTTGTGGTAACTAAGCACTCCAGGGTACTGTGTTGCCCAAGATAAAATGAGGCTGATAAGTGGTACTAGCGGAATTTCCACGGCAGCAAGATCTTGTGAGGTGTGCCTGGAACCACAAATTGTTGGATATTTTGCTACTGGAAATAATTGGCTTCTTGAATTTTCTTGTCCAAGCAGAAAAATCCAGAAGGTGAACAATTATAATAACCAATGAGCTATGGATCCAGCCTAACAGGAAAGCAGAACAccaaaagaaaaatgttaaatggaagcgttgaaactttttaaaaaatgaaacaaaaagcttGAACCTTGTTTTTACCATACATGTGCACCAGCTATATTTTTCTGACATGCATCCCAGGATATTCCAAAATACCTGGTGCAGATCATAAGGAGTCCTGAATGGTATCCTTGATTCTGCTGCTTCGCACTGTGCCGCCTGTTATTCATCCGTATGGTCTTTGAAATAACTGGCCAGGATACTTGCTAGGAACCGATTCTCTGTGTGGAgtttgcatgtgtgaatgctCAGAACAATGAGAGaccaactgaaaagaaaaaaggggggcaaGCAAAATGTCTTAGGATAGGGACATCAGTGATCACCACCTTTGGAACTCCCCAGGGGGAGTCATTTGACTTCACCtgccattttttgttttaattggcatTCCCTCACTAACTCTTAGTAGCCCTCCATCCTGTGTGTTTTtaatcctttattattatttaattttgtttaagatcagctgccagttctttaactggttgttggcttttcatttcaATTCAAGCTCCCACCGGAGGTTTATGACAGTGGAGGAGTTCTTTTTATATTCTCCAGATGTTAAAGAGTGGATTACtactttatcagcccctgccagcatagccaattggccatgctggcagaggttgatgggaattgtggtccataacatctggagtgccaaaggttcgccaccacaggcttagGACGTTGTAacgtatcagcgtagtattcctGTGGATCCcagaacaaattattattattagctttTGTTTAATaatcacagctgccaattctttagcaggttgttggcctttcattacaatctgagcctcacccagaggactAGGATGctataatgcagtggtggcgaacctttggcactccagatgttatggactacaattcccatcagcccctatcagcatggccaaaggttcgccaccacggctataatgtatcagtgtagtattcatgaggatctcagcagggctgttttctgaatctgacagatgttgattttgtcagatttgaagatgtttcaagtgtttttggaatggcgacCATAGTGCCAATTACAACTAGGACGACTTCAGTTAGTTTgtgccacagtcactgaattttgattttcaaatcatggtattattattattattttattaaagttatatcccacccttcctgaccAAGGCTGGGCTCAAGGTGGCAAACATACATATTGAAACCttacataaatataaatacataaaactggACAATTAACATCTTATCAATTAAAACCCATAAGATGGCTAAATAGCAGACAGTCCTATGAAAAGCTACTCATCCCATCTTGATACAGACCTCGTCCTCAAAGGTCTGACCGAACATGGGGAAAGAGTCAGGAGAAAGGGACCAGTGCAGAAAGTaatgtattttgccttgaaataCCTTCGAGGTCCCCATAAGTGAGCTGCAACTAGTTGGCCCTTTCCTCCACCACATGGAAAGCCACCACAAAATGTCGACCAGGTGCTAAATCATTTTATAGAATGAGGTGTTGGATTGAGTTGGTATTATTTTGGACTCCACTGATTTAGACTCCAGGTTTATACGCGGGATAATTAGGTTGCAGTACTGCAGACAAAAACTCtgtcatgacctgagtttgatcctggcaGAAGTcgatttcaggtagccggctcaaggttgattcagcctgccatccttccgaggtcggtaaaaagagtgcccagcttgctggggataaagtgtagatgactgaggaagccTCAAGAAACATATTGgttttccccaaaacaggataGCTTGGGAAATAGCATTGGGTGGGGGTGACCTTTATCCCCTTCATCATGTGCATTGTGGTTCTGATCCTAATCAGGCTAATTCTGTGTATAGCACATATTTTGTTTACCACTTGAAGCTCTgggcagacattttctttttctacagTGCTATTTctatgtatttaaaaatatttaagttcCTTCTCGATCACTTCCCTCAgctcatttttcccttttttccacatttcttcctctctcttctagGTGTATTGGGTCGGACCCATAATTGGTGGTGTGATGGGCGGCTTCTTGTATGATTTCATCCTCTTCCCCCGGATGCGCGGCATCTCAGAGCGCCTGTCTATCCTCAAAGGTGACCGGCCAGCTGAAACCAGTGCTGCCCCAGAACCTCCTGGGGAACCTGTTGAGCTGAAGACACAAGCACTATAAACAGTGGCCCAGGGCGATCCAACCACAGCATACATACCCCTCctctggggggagagggggcagaaaCAACTGGCCCAGTATACAGACTGTTATTGCTCCTGGCCAGAAGGAAGCGATGTCTTAGGAGACACAGATCCAAAGGGACAGTTTGTtatccattctctctctctcagaaaaaacaaacaaacccagaacaATAAAATGGGGAGAGCGGGTGGgattggggagtggagggacatGTCATTGCCTGCTTTTTAAAGGATTTCTTTTGCGGTGAGAAATTTTGGAAACAGTTTTGTGGGGGAAAGGTATAGGAGTGCCAATTCCTCCTGATCTTCCCTTTTTGAATTCCTGCAAAATGCCAGAGTTCCTTCTCTGTGTTTTGTTACTTGTGTATAGTCCTTAACAATTAGGTATTGGgtctgtgtgtatgcatgtgtgggtggggtgggggtgagagtgagggaaggagagagagagagagagagaaagagagttacTCTTTTCAGgcattctgtttctggtgctggGAGTGCAAGTAGTGGGAGATGGCCCTTCGTGCCATCATCTTAATATGCACATTCACTATTTTGTCTGAAGAGAGCAATGTGTGCATTTTGCAGCTTCAGAACATGCAAACGTATACACCCCAAATCCAGTTTTCAGGTAACATATACAAATATGCAAAATGCATGTGTCACCGTTTTCAGATAAAATGGCAATAATACTTATTGAGATGATCGTGCATGGCATACTGTCCCAGTACGCACAGTTAGAGCGCTTGCCTTTGCAGCATCTGAGAAGGGCCAATAAAAGAAAGCTTCAAACAGCATCTGTTCCTCTTCCCAGTAAAGTCACCTTCTGCATCTCAGGGTACATCTAAATAATATATGTGATGCAAGCCAGGTCAGATGTTCTCCCCAATTCATCTCACAGTCACATATACTTTCGGGGATTCACCTTAAAGAACTGCTTTGTCACTCAAGCATGGCTTGGAGCAACATGGTGGAGGAGTGGCTTCCATCTTTGTTTTCTCTAGTTGATTTGGCTGTAGGCCTCCAGAGTGGCCATACAGGGACTGTTTAAAGGCACCCTCAGTGCTCTGAGGTCTGCTGATGAGTTGTGTCCTTCTGCTAGCTGTGTTGAGCGCAGACTTGAAAGACCACAGCGCTCCACCACGCATTGTAATTGTTctctttcatctctctctctggaCCAAATAACCGGACCCCTCTTCTCTGTGGGCTGTTCTTGCCCTGTATAGAGGCCTAGCTCCAGATTCTTGGGAGTAGCAAAAGTGAAAAGGAGGTGTATCCCATTCCTTCCTAATTCCAGTAAGCAGCTACCTTATGTATGTATTCCACGTAATTCAGAGTGAtagaaggaagggagaaaaggggaaccgTGTGAATGCCTCCATATGGAAGAATACGAGTTTTTGCATGCTTGTTTACTTGTATGCGTACACACACATATGAGCCTGTAAGAAACATATACTAGGAAGAGTGACAGACATCCTGGGGGTTGGTTCTCTGGGCAATGTAAAATTGACACTATTTTCTTCACCCTGCCTCCTCAAAAAGAGGAGGATTTTCATTCCATGTCTGGAGTTGAAAGTCAGCTCTTTAGTGACTGCTTTTTTTCACCCTAGGATGGGAAGATTAGGGCAATAGAGTTCACTGTTTAGGAACTGGAGGATCTTGTGGAGAGACGTGGTGTCTGATCAGTAACAGTAAAGCTTTTGAATCCACCCCGAAATTAATTTTCCTTCTTCTTGGTGCAGTCTCAATGCTAGATACAGACAACAGAAGTACACACAGCCTGTGCAGCAAAGGCTATGTGGGGTTCAACCCAGAATGGGTCTCCACATCA of Sphaerodactylus townsendi isolate TG3544 linkage group LG03, MPM_Stown_v2.3, whole genome shotgun sequence contains these proteins:
- the LOC125430319 gene encoding lens fiber major intrinsic protein gives rise to the protein MWEARSSSFWRAIFAEFFGTMFYVFFGLGASLRWVIGPLNILQVALAFGLVAATMVQSLGHVSGAHINPAVTMAFLLGSQLSLFRAVFYMVAQVLGGVAGAAVLYGVTPPALRGNLALNTIHPSVNVGQATIVEIFLTLQFVLCIFATYDERRNGRMGSVAMAVGFSLTLGHLFGIYYTGAGMNPARSFAPAVITRNFTNHWVYWVGPIIGGVMGGFLYDFILFPRMRGISERLSILKGDRPAETSAAPEPPGEPVELKTQAL